From Ficedula albicollis isolate OC2 chromosome 5, FicAlb1.5, whole genome shotgun sequence, one genomic window encodes:
- the ANKRD9 gene encoding ankyrin repeat domain-containing protein 9 isoform X2, which translates to MPWSVRWVGGCGAQSQKQCKKSSFAFYQAVRDLLPVWFLEDMRTMEAFHWEDGGKVSVYSPSEALLYALVHDHQPYARHLLTKFPQSALAVPSQSFSCCQSAPHLAMAVRYNRVRVLFRILKAIQALPPGDRAAHLDRQGCSRVEGGKTALHLACELVRPECLLLLLGHGASPRLQDSAGNTPLDTLLQQISHLPAANMRAKLLCLDCLFFFVPQDLKFAMKQQLLNNRQQWQDLLGENRFQCLVGSVPPSLFVGAMSVLIRTIAPEHFPEALDNLPLPHFLKPLDLKLES; encoded by the coding sequence ATGCCCTGGAGCGTCCGCTGGGTCGGCGGCTGCGGCGCCCAGTCCCAGAAGCAGTGCAAGAAATCCTCCTTCGCCTTCTACCAGGCGGTGAGGGACCTGCTGCCCGTCTGGTTCCTAGAGGACATGCGGACCATGGAGGCCTTCCACTGGGAGGATGGCGGCAAGGTGAGCGTGTACTCGCCCTCGGAGGCGCTGCTGTACGCGCTGGTGCACGACCACCAGCCCTACGCCCGGCACCTGCTCACTAAGTTCCCGCAGAGcgccctggctgtgcccagccaaagcttcagctgctgccagtccGCCCCGCACCTGGCCATGGCCGTCCGCTACAACCGCGTCCGGGTGCTCTTCCGAATCCTCAAGGCCATCCAAGCCTTGCCCCCGGGTGACAGAGCCGCGCACCTGGACCGCCAGGGCTGCAGCCGCGTGGAGGGCGGCAAGACAGCCTTGCACCTGGCCTGCGAACTGGTGCGGCCCgagtgcctgctgctgctgctggggcacgGCGCGTCCCCCCGCCTGCAGGACAGTGCTGGCAACACCCCTCTCgacaccctgctgcagcagatctCCCACTTGCCCGCAGCCAACATGCGTGCCAAGCTCCTCTGCCTCGACTGCCTCTTCTTCTTCGTGCCTCAGGACCTCAAGTTTGCAATGAAACAGCAACTGTTGAACAACCGGCAGCAGTGGCAGGACCTCCTGGGGGAAAACAGGTTCCAGTGCCTGGTGGGATCAGTGCCTCCATCGCTGTTTGTTGGAGCCATGAGTGTCTTGATCAGGACCATTGCACCTGAGCACTTCCCAGAGGCTCTGGATAATCTGCCTCTGCCTCATTTTCTAAAGCCTTTGGACTTGAAACTGGAGAGCTAG
- the ANKRD9 gene encoding ankyrin repeat domain-containing protein 9 isoform X1, producing MGVLCAEERPFPCTGSPCTGDRDVPCSGNRGRGKDGAPVLRGAGRWWQAAPGGARPHAMPWSVRWVGGCGAQSQKQCKKSSFAFYQAVRDLLPVWFLEDMRTMEAFHWEDGGKVSVYSPSEALLYALVHDHQPYARHLLTKFPQSALAVPSQSFSCCQSAPHLAMAVRYNRVRVLFRILKAIQALPPGDRAAHLDRQGCSRVEGGKTALHLACELVRPECLLLLLGHGASPRLQDSAGNTPLDTLLQQISHLPAANMRAKLLCLDCLFFFVPQDLKFAMKQQLLNNRQQWQDLLGENRFQCLVGSVPPSLFVGAMSVLIRTIAPEHFPEALDNLPLPHFLKPLDLKLES from the exons ATGGGCGTCTTGTGCGCTGAGGAGAGGCCGTTTCCTTGTACTGGCTCTCCGTGTACCGGGGACAGGGACGTCCCGTGCAGCGGGAacaggggcagagggaaggatggCGCTCCCGTGCTCCGGG GTGCGGGCCGATGGTGGCAGGCAGCCCCCGGCGGAGCCCGGCCGCACGCCATGCCCTGGAGCGTCCGCTGGGTCGGCGGCTGCGGCGCCCAGTCCCAGAAGCAGTGCAAGAAATCCTCCTTCGCCTTCTACCAGGCGGTGAGGGACCTGCTGCCCGTCTGGTTCCTAGAGGACATGCGGACCATGGAGGCCTTCCACTGGGAGGATGGCGGCAAGGTGAGCGTGTACTCGCCCTCGGAGGCGCTGCTGTACGCGCTGGTGCACGACCACCAGCCCTACGCCCGGCACCTGCTCACTAAGTTCCCGCAGAGcgccctggctgtgcccagccaaagcttcagctgctgccagtccGCCCCGCACCTGGCCATGGCCGTCCGCTACAACCGCGTCCGGGTGCTCTTCCGAATCCTCAAGGCCATCCAAGCCTTGCCCCCGGGTGACAGAGCCGCGCACCTGGACCGCCAGGGCTGCAGCCGCGTGGAGGGCGGCAAGACAGCCTTGCACCTGGCCTGCGAACTGGTGCGGCCCgagtgcctgctgctgctgctggggcacgGCGCGTCCCCCCGCCTGCAGGACAGTGCTGGCAACACCCCTCTCgacaccctgctgcagcagatctCCCACTTGCCCGCAGCCAACATGCGTGCCAAGCTCCTCTGCCTCGACTGCCTCTTCTTCTTCGTGCCTCAGGACCTCAAGTTTGCAATGAAACAGCAACTGTTGAACAACCGGCAGCAGTGGCAGGACCTCCTGGGGGAAAACAGGTTCCAGTGCCTGGTGGGATCAGTGCCTCCATCGCTGTTTGTTGGAGCCATGAGTGTCTTGATCAGGACCATTGCACCTGAGCACTTCCCAGAGGCTCTGGATAATCTGCCTCTGCCTCATTTTCTAAAGCCTTTGGACTTGAAACTGGAGAGCTAG